The genomic window GCGGGTGCGCCGCACCCCGCGGTCGGTCAGCGCGAAGCCGAAATCGGCGAGCAGGCGACGCAGCCGGCGCCACTCATCGGCGCGCGCGGGGTCGGGGAGCACCCGGTCCAGGGCATATCGACCCAGCAGGCGCAGCGTCTCTTCGGTGGTGGGCGCCCGTCGCGCCACGGCGGGAAAACGAGCGGTGAGCGGGTCGTCGGGCGCGACGACGGAGAACATCGCCGCGGCGGCCTCGGCACCGGCGAAATCGACGGCGAACGCCGCCGAGAGAGCGGCATCGACGGCGGCGTCGGGGTCGGACGATTCCGCGGCGGCCGGCGGGGGCTCGATCCCCGGGCGCGCAACAGCACTCCTCCCCACGGAATCGACCGGGGCCGGGGACGAGACGCCCTCGGCGGGCGGTTCGAGGGGATCCGCGGGGGCGGAAGGGGTCGACGGCTGAAGCACCGCGCGCAGGAACTTCCTTCCGGCGCCCACCGCGAATGTCGTCCGCAGCGCCTCAGCGAGGGCTTCGGCGTGCGCGGAGAGGAACGCCCGCTCCTCGCCGGTCGGTTGGACCACGTGGACGAGGTCGCGGTACGGCGCGAGATCGCCCTCGCGCACGACCGCCGGCACGGGAACCTCGAGATCGACCTCGCCCAGCAGCGAGACGTAGTTCTCGTACTCGTTCGCGTCATCGGGCGAGGGAAGTGTGGCCGTGAGCCCGATCACGAGCGGCTCCCGACCCCCCGCGCGCAACCGCGCGACGAGCGCCGCAACCACGAGTGCCCAGTGATCGAGGAGGTGATGGCACTCGTCGAGGACGATGGTCTCGACCCCCGCCTCGACCAGACGCTCCAGCAGCTCGCGCGATCGCGGGTGCAGAGCGGCCGTGAGAGCGGCGGCATCCTGTCTCGCCAGAGTGCGCCGAAGAGCGCGGGACCGAGAGCGGATGCCACGGCCGTACGCCGCGGCATTGCTCTCGCTGAGCGCCTCGAGCCATCGCTCGGCCTGGTCGGGGGTGCGATCGTCGGCGATCAGCTCGTCGACCCAGCGGGCGCGCGCCAGGGCCGCGAAGGGCTCGCTGGAGTCGACCACGCTGATCGCCTGGTACGTCAGGGCCGTGAGGTCGGCGGGGAGATCGGGGTCGTCCGACACGGCGGCGTCATCGTGCGCCAGCACCCGGGCAGCGCCCACCCACTGCGCGCGGATCGCCGTCGTGGGCGCGAAGACCACCGTGCGCCTTCCCCGGCGTGCGGCGAGGAGGAGCCCGAGCAGGGTCTTTCCGGCACCCGGCGGGGCGACGAGGTGCAGCGGCTCCCCCGCGTCGACGTCGACACGGTCCAGCGCGGCGCGCTGATAGACCCGGAGCGTTCCGTCGAACCGCCACGCCGACAGGGGACGGCGTGATTCGGTCGACACCGCGCCAGTCTAGGGAGGGACCCCCGGCGGGCAGGCGGACCGACACCCGCCGGAGAGGACGACGCGTGGACCTTCGATGGCTCGACGCCCCCGACGAGGACGTGCGGCGGGAGCTGCCGACCGTGCCGGAGCACGAACCGCCGCCGTGGGTACCGACCCGCAGACGCCTGCTCGTGCGGCTGAACGCCGTGATCGAGGTCTGGACCCTCTTCATCGTGGTGTTCAACACCGGACTCGACGTCGACATCCGGGGCGACGGGACGCTCGAGGCCGACGACGTACGCACCCTCGTCATCACCCTCGTCGTCGCCATCGTCTGGACCGCCGCGAGCATCGCCCTCTGGCGATGGTCGCGGAAGGCCTCGACGCCCGTCCGGCTCCGCCGCGCTCGCCGCGCGCTCACCGCGCGGGCGAACGAGTTCCGCGCGGAGGCGTGGTGGCGGGACTCCTTCCCGGCCATCGTCACCGCTCACTCCGCCGGTGTGCGCGAATACCCGCGCTTCGTGGGCGAAGGGATCGAGTTCGGGACGGTTCGACTGCGGATGCCGCGCACGCGTCCGCGCTCCTACGTCTGCGTCTCGCTGGCATCCCCGCTCCCCCACCTGGTCCTCGACGCCGTCGAGAACGACGGGGTGCGCTCGGGACTGCCCGAGAACCTCGCCGAACGACAGCGGATCTCACTGGAGGGCGACTTCGACCGGATCTTCCGCGCCTACGCTCCACGCGGATACGCCCGCGACGCGCTCTACGTCCTCACCCCCGACGTCATGGCGGTCCTCGCCGATCACGCCCGCGCATTCGACGTCGAGATCGTCGAGGATCGCGCGGTGTTCTTCCGGGCCGAGCGGCGCCGGTGGGACGACCCGGCACTGTGGCGGGAGGTGGACGCGATCCTCACCCACGTCGCGCCCCGGCTGCGGCAACGCTCGCTGCGATACACGGACGAGAGGGTCGCGGGCCAGGTCGCGGTCGAGATCGCGGAGAGTCTCGCGAGCGGTTCGGGGGTCATCGCGTGGCGCCCGGACGCTCCCATGGTGGGCCCGGGAGGGCGACAGCTCCGCTCGTGGACGCCCCGCCACGGGTGGTGGGCGAACGTGCGCGTGGTCTCGTCGTTCATGGTCGGGACGGCGGTCTACGGCATCCCGGTGTTTCTCGGCGTCGTCACGCTTCTGGGCATGTTCGACGGGCGCTGAGCCGGGCGGCAGCCTTCACCGTCCCACGCGGAGCCGACGCCGTCAGGCGCCGTTGCGTCGAGCGACCCACCCCGCCAGCAGGGCGTGCGAGAGCGGCGCGATCGAGACGACCATGAGGATCGTGCCCAGCACCGCCTGCTCGGCCTGCAACAGCACCCCGCCGATGAGCAGGCCCGTGAACAGCACCGACGAGACCACCCGGCGGACCATGCGCTCGAGATCGCGCATGCGCCGCTCGATGCGCGGGGTCTGGACCGACACCGAGCCGTCTTCGAAGCGCGAGATGAGGTTGTCGGCCCGGCGCGGGAGGCGCGCGGTCACGGCGGCGACCGCTCCGACCTCGCGGACGAAGGCCTGCGCGGTGTTGCCGCTTTCTTCGCGGATGAGGCGTTGGGCGTAGGGCTCGACCGCGTCCCAGATGTTGAAGGCGGGATCGAGCGCGCTGCACATGCCGCTCGTGAGCGACATCGCGCGCACGATCAGCAGGAAGTTCTCGGGCAGCTGGAACGGCAGCGACCGCACGACGTCGCCGAACTCGATCGCGAAGGCGCGGAACTCGCGCGGGTCGACCTCTTGCAGCTCGGCGAAGCCCATCCCACCGAAGCGGGAGAACAGACCCGTCATCGCGCGCTCCAACTGCACGGTGTCGGCCGAGGGCAACAGCACGCCGACATCGCGGATGCCGTCGACCAGGCCCTTTCCGTCACGCGAGGCCGCCGCGATGAGCACGCGGCGCAGCCCCCGGCGCAAGCTCGGCGGGACCTCGCCCATCATGCCGAAGTCGATGAACGTGAAGCGCCACGCCGGGGTGCCGGCGTCGGTCGTGCCGCCGAGCGGCGTGACGAAGACGTTTCCGGGGTGCGGGTCGGCGTGAAAGAAGCCGTCGTCGAACAGCTGGTCGAACATCACCCGCGCGAAGCGGGCGGCGACCTCGGACGGATCGATGCCGGCCGCGCGGAGGGCGTCGACGTCGTTGATCTTGATCGCCGTGACGTCTTGGAGGGTGAGCACGCGGCGGGTGGTGCGCTCCCACACGACCTCGGGCACGGCCACTCCATCGGGCCCGCCGAAGTCGGTCGCGAAGCGCTCGGAGTTGGCGGCCTCGTGCAGGTAGTCGATCTCTTCGAGGCTCGTGACG from Microbacterium testaceum includes these protein-coding regions:
- a CDS encoding ABC1 kinase family protein is translated as MTDDALMKARYRRITRFAARYLVQAWWFELFLPRFGLGWISARGRTRRLERIAQRFHVLAVDLGGLMIKVGQFMSSRLDVLPPSITKQLEGLQDEVPAVPFVQMRARAEEELGMPLERAFASVDERPLAAASLGQAHRAVLTEDLAAETGLSAVVLKIQRPGIDRIVDVDLRALRKVGVWLSKVALVRDRVDMPSLVEEFAVTSLEEIDYLHEAANSERFATDFGGPDGVAVPEVVWERTTRRVLTLQDVTAIKINDVDALRAAGIDPSEVAARFARVMFDQLFDDGFFHADPHPGNVFVTPLGGTTDAGTPAWRFTFIDFGMMGEVPPSLRRGLRRVLIAAASRDGKGLVDGIRDVGVLLPSADTVQLERAMTGLFSRFGGMGFAELQEVDPREFRAFAIEFGDVVRSLPFQLPENFLLIVRAMSLTSGMCSALDPAFNIWDAVEPYAQRLIREESGNTAQAFVREVGAVAAVTARLPRRADNLISRFEDGSVSVQTPRIERRMRDLERMVRRVVSSVLFTGLLIGGVLLQAEQAVLGTILMVVSIAPLSHALLAGWVARRNGA